A single genomic interval of Paenibacillus macerans harbors:
- a CDS encoding 50S ribosomal protein L25 has protein sequence MNANHHAYYLNAAPRTEFNRSSLRRLRQDGRVPAVIYGAETENLAVHVDVKELLRVVRTGRTEFFDLKVEGGQVFPALIKEIQQHNGKIVHVDFQQVTKNKPIRVKMPVHLIGTAKGTKVGGVLQIQETELEVEGLPDILPASLDVDISSLDAGDKLLAGDVRLPDGVVLHSQADELLASIVLPRSAEADAARNGDEEPAGAEGAGE, from the coding sequence ATGAATGCAAATCATCACGCGTATTATTTGAATGCCGCACCCCGAACGGAGTTTAACCGTTCGTCGCTGCGCCGGCTGAGACAAGACGGCCGGGTGCCCGCAGTGATCTACGGGGCCGAAACCGAAAATCTGGCGGTTCATGTGGATGTGAAGGAGCTTTTGAGGGTCGTCCGTACCGGAAGAACGGAGTTTTTCGACTTGAAGGTCGAAGGGGGACAGGTTTTTCCGGCGCTGATTAAGGAAATTCAGCAGCATAACGGGAAAATCGTCCATGTCGATTTTCAGCAGGTGACCAAAAACAAGCCGATCCGCGTAAAAATGCCGGTGCACTTGATCGGTACGGCCAAAGGCACGAAGGTTGGCGGAGTTCTGCAAATCCAGGAAACGGAGCTGGAGGTGGAAGGGCTGCCGGATATTTTGCCGGCCAGCTTGGATGTAGATATTTCATCCCTGGATGCGGGCGATAAATTGCTGGCCGGGGACGTACGGCTTCCGGACGGCGTTGTTTTGCATTCGCAAGCGGACGAGCTGCTGGCTTCGATCGTTCTGCCGCGTTCAGCGGAGGCGGATGCGGCCAGGAACGGTGACGAAGAACCCGCGGGGGCCGAAGGAGCCGGCGAATAA
- a CDS encoding DsbA family protein, translating into MPPKTKTNALAQRKAEQLKQQQKQKTRRLIWFSTVGVLLVLIIAVLAIQPQPKSETASFDYANLPVLGNAEAPVKIVEFGDFQCPACKNVNQLIKPELVKDYVDQGKAAFYFMNLPILGTDSHTAALAAQSVFHQNPDAYWTYFDAIYERQGDENSGWASAEFLVALAKELKLPIDYDQLQKDITEATYKNEVDEQYAKGDKLGVNSTPTFFINGIEYAGNVGDYAALKKYIDQELQGK; encoded by the coding sequence ATGCCGCCGAAAACGAAAACCAACGCTTTGGCCCAGCGCAAAGCCGAGCAGCTCAAGCAGCAGCAAAAACAAAAAACGAGAAGATTGATCTGGTTCAGCACGGTGGGAGTATTGCTCGTGCTGATTATCGCCGTCCTGGCGATCCAACCGCAACCGAAATCAGAAACGGCATCGTTTGATTATGCGAACCTCCCTGTGCTTGGGAATGCCGAAGCACCGGTGAAGATCGTAGAATTTGGCGATTTCCAGTGTCCGGCTTGCAAAAACGTAAATCAACTGATCAAACCGGAGCTGGTCAAAGACTATGTAGATCAAGGCAAGGCCGCTTTTTATTTTATGAATCTGCCCATTCTCGGGACGGATTCGCATACGGCGGCTTTGGCGGCGCAGTCGGTATTTCACCAAAACCCCGACGCTTACTGGACTTATTTCGATGCGATTTATGAACGCCAAGGCGATGAGAATAGCGGATGGGCTTCGGCGGAGTTTCTCGTCGCGCTGGCCAAAGAGCTGAAGCTGCCGATCGATTACGACCAGCTGCAGAAGGACATAACGGAAGCGACTTATAAAAATGAAGTCGATGAACAATACGCCAAAGGGGACAAGCTGGGCGTAAACAGCACGCCGACGTTTTTCATTAACGGTATTGAGTATGCGGGCAACGTTGGCGATTACGCTGCTCTGAAAAAATACATCGATCAGGAACTCCAGGGCAAATAA
- a CDS encoding disulfide oxidoreductase — translation MRAFLRDYGIYLAWLVALVATAGSLYLSEVLHYEPCRLCWFQRIFMYPQVILLGIAAYRNDRSIIPYVLPLCIIGGTISLYHYGEQKIPGLARLVPCKVGVPCNVDYLGSGWLGFITIPFMALTAFVLIVLCLLAARRKAEAEEPEGRI, via the coding sequence GTGCGGGCTTTTCTAAGGGATTACGGCATTTACCTTGCTTGGCTGGTCGCGCTGGTCGCTACGGCGGGCAGCTTGTATCTCAGCGAGGTGCTGCACTATGAACCGTGCCGGCTCTGCTGGTTCCAGCGGATATTCATGTATCCGCAGGTCATTTTGCTGGGCATCGCGGCCTACCGGAACGACCGGAGCATCATTCCGTACGTGCTGCCGCTTTGCATCATCGGCGGAACGATCTCGCTTTACCATTACGGTGAGCAAAAAATTCCGGGATTGGCGCGGCTGGTTCCCTGCAAAGTGGGGGTTCCTTGCAACGTGGATTATTTGGGCAGCGGCTGGCTTGGTTTTATTACAATACCGTTTATGGCGCTGACCGCTTTCGTTCTGATCGTCCTGTGCTTGCTGGCGGCGCGCCGCAAGGCCGAGGCGGAGGAACCGGAAGGGCGGATATAA
- a CDS encoding right-handed parallel beta-helix repeat-containing protein, with amino-acid sequence MNNQHVNKTQPAANSTENVKGAVTGMAAQPAAVNATCYVIDPAQWGIKTDGTEAVKTTEGLNKAIAHAKSAGYNEAFIPKGTYLIQGVGTTFPNTPEKGGGIVVPSHMKLTLDHEAELKVQPNAERGYSCIYLRKVQNVTISGGIITGDLDQHDFSKLPKSTYEWGFGIYVHGGKNITIENMKIRKCIGDCIFLGSVGLLGVDPDYDKPEKVAIRNCSLDGARRNNISITAADGVFVENNVITNAGTVKGTKPWAGIDIEGYGEGAIDYEEPRRVVVRGNVFRGNAEVSVLNFNGYGVIIEGNHADNTFSYGNGTDTVISNNVMVRTDGSKVAIAAQQVSNGYDGNNVTIVGNIIKGFSSGIDARGKDVVVTGNTVSHLGNTGGTGIGVWDAENVLVADNAVHRCAGLPYKVDNSNDVQFLNNKALHSERFGLELDKSTNVVLRGNSFGQCNGGISIKNWGTKGTSVFAEGNYIDCASYTGKQTNNYAISFDKNSDVTLKENYIFGSRSVAIYGESSAGKIVKIADNEISDITGNSAIQIKGGQRAEIVGNRITFKRKDDAAYGISLADNAEDAIIAQNTIYSNNGKSIPNAIVTESSKRTKVLNNLLINGKMLLNKDDTNIGNTIV; translated from the coding sequence ATGAACAACCAGCATGTAAACAAAACGCAACCGGCAGCAAACAGCACGGAAAATGTTAAGGGGGCAGTGACCGGTATGGCCGCACAGCCTGCCGCCGTAAACGCCACCTGCTACGTCATCGATCCGGCGCAGTGGGGCATCAAAACCGACGGCACCGAGGCGGTAAAAACGACGGAGGGCTTGAACAAGGCGATCGCCCATGCAAAAAGCGCCGGGTATAACGAAGCGTTTATTCCGAAAGGGACGTACTTGATTCAAGGCGTCGGGACCACCTTTCCAAACACTCCGGAAAAAGGCGGCGGCATCGTGGTGCCGTCCCACATGAAGCTTACTTTGGATCACGAGGCGGAACTGAAGGTTCAGCCAAACGCGGAGAGAGGTTACTCTTGTATCTATCTGCGCAAAGTGCAAAATGTCACGATTTCAGGCGGGATCATCACTGGGGATCTGGACCAGCACGATTTCAGCAAACTCCCGAAATCGACGTATGAATGGGGCTTTGGGATTTATGTCCACGGCGGTAAGAATATTACGATCGAAAATATGAAGATTCGCAAATGCATCGGCGACTGCATCTTTCTCGGCTCGGTGGGCCTGTTGGGCGTAGACCCCGATTATGACAAACCGGAAAAAGTAGCCATCCGCAACTGCTCATTGGACGGAGCACGCCGGAACAACATTTCGATCACGGCTGCCGATGGCGTCTTTGTAGAAAACAATGTAATTACAAACGCAGGCACCGTCAAGGGCACCAAACCTTGGGCCGGTATCGATATCGAAGGATACGGCGAAGGCGCTATCGACTACGAGGAACCGCGCAGAGTTGTCGTCCGGGGCAACGTGTTCCGCGGCAACGCCGAGGTTTCCGTGCTGAACTTTAACGGTTATGGAGTAATTATCGAAGGGAATCACGCAGACAATACGTTCTCTTACGGTAATGGTACGGATACGGTTATCAGCAACAACGTAATGGTCCGGACGGACGGTAGCAAAGTCGCCATCGCAGCGCAGCAGGTATCGAACGGATATGACGGAAACAACGTGACGATAGTCGGCAATATCATTAAAGGCTTCAGCAGCGGCATCGACGCCCGCGGGAAAGACGTGGTCGTGACCGGGAATACGGTGTCCCATTTGGGCAACACGGGCGGCACGGGCATCGGCGTATGGGACGCGGAAAACGTATTGGTCGCGGACAATGCCGTGCACCGCTGCGCGGGCCTGCCTTACAAGGTCGACAACAGCAATGACGTACAATTCCTGAACAACAAGGCCCTCCATTCGGAACGCTTCGGCCTCGAACTGGACAAGTCCACCAATGTCGTGCTGCGGGGCAATTCGTTTGGCCAGTGCAATGGCGGCATATCCATCAAAAACTGGGGGACAAAGGGGACATCGGTTTTCGCGGAAGGCAATTATATCGACTGCGCCAGCTACACAGGAAAACAAACCAATAATTACGCGATCAGCTTCGACAAAAACAGCGATGTTACGCTCAAAGAGAATTATATATTTGGCTCCCGATCCGTCGCCATTTACGGAGAGAGCAGCGCCGGCAAAATCGTTAAAATCGCCGACAACGAAATTTCAGACATCACAGGCAATTCGGCGATTCAAATCAAGGGGGGGCAGCGCGCCGAGATTGTCGGCAACCGCATCACCTTCAAAAGAAAAGATGACGCTGCGTACGGTATTTCATTAGCTGATAACGCCGAGGATGCAATCATCGCTCAAAACACGATTTATTCCAATAACGGTAAATCTATACCCAACGCCATCGTAACCGAAAGCTCGAAACGAACCAAGGTTCTAAACAACCTGCTGATCAATGGCAAAATGTTGCTCAATAAAGATGACACCAATATCGGCAACACGATCGTTTAA
- a CDS encoding AraC family transcriptional regulator gives MLKTAEIVQIAAPPLPYFLECGYTVYEPGEEHPSRRNLGIFDLLVMESGTLHIGEAGRRWSLTAGQSLLLLPDQYHYAAGPCEEPTAFYWLHFHTVSSWQQIPAEEPDFPYPGAEEHYRRFLASPYSIQLPKMWTMPYPEQAYRLFRHLLHHSGERQSSAFWTGQQLFGELLRTMDLRQLESYASPVVTVAEKAEAFIKNNYRAEISSGQMSEALHYHYNYITRCMKQVYGMTPNDYLLHYRLEQAKLLLLKTEWPISVIAAYVGFGSTPYFSNRFALKNGCSPRQFRKQYTS, from the coding sequence ATGCTGAAAACAGCGGAAATCGTGCAAATCGCCGCTCCGCCCCTGCCCTATTTTCTCGAATGCGGGTATACCGTTTACGAGCCCGGGGAGGAGCATCCGAGCCGCAGGAATCTCGGTATTTTCGACCTGCTCGTTATGGAGAGCGGGACGCTGCATATCGGCGAAGCCGGGCGGCGGTGGAGCTTGACGGCGGGGCAATCGCTGCTGCTGCTCCCTGACCAGTATCATTATGCGGCGGGGCCGTGCGAGGAACCTACGGCTTTTTATTGGCTGCATTTTCACACGGTTAGCTCCTGGCAGCAGATTCCCGCGGAGGAACCGGATTTCCCGTACCCCGGCGCGGAAGAGCACTATCGGCGCTTCCTGGCCTCGCCTTATTCCATCCAGCTGCCCAAAATGTGGACGATGCCCTACCCCGAGCAGGCCTACCGCCTGTTTCGCCACCTGCTGCATCATTCGGGGGAACGCCAGTCGAGCGCCTTTTGGACCGGGCAGCAGCTGTTCGGGGAACTGCTGCGTACAATGGACCTTAGGCAACTGGAGTCATACGCTTCACCGGTCGTCACCGTGGCGGAAAAAGCCGAAGCGTTCATCAAGAACAATTACCGCGCGGAAATCAGCAGCGGGCAGATGTCCGAGGCGCTGCACTACCACTACAACTACATTACGCGCTGCATGAAGCAGGTATACGGGATGACGCCGAACGATTATCTGCTGCATTACCGTCTCGAACAGGCCAAGCTGCTGCTGCTGAAAACCGAATGGCCGATCTCGGTCATCGCCGCTTATGTCGGGTTTGGCAGCACGCCGTATTTCTCCAACCGCTTTGCGCTCAAAAACGGCTGCTCGCCGCGGCAGTTCCGCAAGCAGTACACTTCGTAA
- a CDS encoding glycoside hydrolase family 127 protein, whose protein sequence is MFQTDKTQRSERVPLNRVRIRDDFWSYYIGLVRDAVVPYQWEALNDRVESAEPSGAVRNFRIAAGLEQGDFYGMVFQDSDLAKWLEAVSYLLEADANPQLEETADGLIDIIAQAQQDDGYLNTYFTVKEPDGRWTNLTECHELYCAGHMIEAGVAYYRATGKRKLLDVVCKFADYIGTVFGNEPGQLPGYDGHQEIELALVKLYEVTGNERYLRLSKYFLDQRGQKPNFFEAELQKRGGKTHWPGSGKHVDLAYHQAHLPVREQETAAGHAVRLLYMLTGMADVAALTGDESMLAACRKLWDNIAGKQMYITGGVGSMPQGEAFSFDYDLPNDTVYAETCASIGLVFFAQRMLRLAPESKYADVMERALYNTVVGGMARDGKHFFYVNPLEVDPKACHGSNHKYDHIKTVRQEWFGCACCPPNVARLLASLGEYIYTVQGDTVYAHLYIGGEAELQVGGSRVKLVQATDYPWDGLVRFTVHPQEGGEFSLALRLPDWCPEASLTVCGETVPLNGSTVRNGYARVQRRWQEGDVVELRLSMPVTRMYSHPLVRANAGKVALQRGPLVYCLEQADNGANLHELALPKTVELAVRREAELLGGVVTIEAAAERQDEAAWAGGLYSPQPPSATRPAALKFIPYYAWANRGEGEMTVWVREQ, encoded by the coding sequence ATGTTCCAAACCGACAAAACGCAGCGGTCCGAAAGAGTGCCGTTAAACCGGGTGCGGATCCGGGACGATTTTTGGAGCTACTATATTGGGCTTGTGCGCGACGCGGTCGTTCCCTATCAATGGGAGGCCTTGAACGACCGGGTGGAGAGCGCCGAACCAAGCGGCGCCGTCCGCAATTTCCGGATCGCGGCCGGGCTTGAGCAAGGGGATTTCTACGGAATGGTGTTTCAGGACAGCGACCTGGCGAAATGGCTGGAAGCGGTGTCTTACTTATTGGAAGCGGATGCAAATCCGCAGCTGGAAGAAACCGCCGACGGGTTAATCGACATTATTGCCCAGGCCCAGCAGGATGACGGGTATTTGAATACGTATTTTACGGTGAAAGAACCGGACGGACGTTGGACCAATCTGACGGAATGTCACGAGCTCTACTGCGCGGGGCATATGATCGAGGCGGGGGTGGCGTATTACCGGGCTACGGGCAAAAGAAAGCTGCTCGACGTCGTCTGCAAGTTTGCGGATTATATCGGCACCGTGTTCGGAAACGAGCCGGGGCAGCTGCCGGGCTACGACGGGCACCAGGAAATCGAGCTGGCGCTAGTCAAGCTGTACGAAGTGACGGGCAATGAGCGGTATTTGCGCCTAAGCAAGTATTTTTTGGATCAGCGCGGACAAAAACCGAACTTTTTTGAAGCGGAGCTGCAAAAACGGGGCGGCAAAACGCATTGGCCGGGAAGCGGCAAGCATGTGGACTTGGCCTACCATCAGGCGCATCTGCCGGTACGGGAGCAGGAGACCGCGGCCGGGCATGCGGTGCGGCTCTTATACATGCTTACCGGGATGGCCGATGTGGCGGCGCTGACGGGGGACGAGTCCATGCTCGCGGCGTGCCGCAAGCTGTGGGACAACATCGCCGGCAAGCAGATGTATATCACCGGCGGGGTAGGCTCGATGCCGCAGGGCGAGGCGTTCTCCTTCGACTACGATTTGCCGAACGATACGGTGTATGCCGAGACATGCGCTTCAATCGGGCTTGTTTTCTTTGCCCAGCGGATGCTGCGGCTCGCGCCCGAATCGAAATACGCGGACGTCATGGAGCGGGCGCTTTACAATACGGTCGTCGGCGGAATGGCGCGGGACGGCAAGCATTTCTTTTACGTCAATCCGCTTGAGGTGGATCCGAAAGCCTGCCATGGCTCCAACCATAAATACGACCATATCAAAACGGTACGCCAGGAATGGTTCGGCTGCGCCTGCTGCCCGCCCAACGTCGCCCGGCTGCTCGCCTCGCTCGGGGAATACATTTATACGGTGCAAGGGGATACGGTGTACGCCCACCTCTACATCGGCGGGGAAGCCGAGCTGCAGGTTGGCGGAAGCCGGGTGAAGCTGGTGCAGGCGACCGATTATCCGTGGGACGGTCTGGTGCGCTTTACGGTCCACCCGCAGGAGGGCGGGGAGTTCTCGCTGGCGTTGCGCTTGCCGGACTGGTGTCCCGAAGCGAGCCTCACCGTCTGCGGCGAAACGGTGCCGCTGAACGGCAGCACGGTCAGGAACGGCTATGCGCGGGTACAGCGGCGCTGGCAGGAGGGCGACGTTGTGGAGCTGCGGCTTTCCATGCCGGTTACGCGCATGTACAGCCATCCGCTTGTCCGCGCAAACGCCGGAAAGGTCGCGCTGCAGCGGGGACCGCTCGTGTACTGCCTGGAGCAAGCGGACAACGGAGCGAACCTGCACGAGCTGGCGCTGCCGAAAACGGTGGAGCTTGCCGTCCGGAGGGAGGCGGAGCTGCTCGGCGGCGTGGTTACGATCGAAGCCGCGGCTGAGCGCCAGGACGAAGCGGCGTGGGCCGGCGGCTTGTACAGTCCGCAGCCGCCTTCGGCCACGCGGCCGGCGGCGCTGAAATTTATCCCGTATTATGCCTGGGCCAATCGCGGGGAAGGCGAAATGACCGTGTGGGTCCGGGAGCAGTGA